The following coding sequences lie in one Serratia symbiotica genomic window:
- the prfB gene encoding Peptide chain release factor 2, producing the protein MFDINKIKNQIKKLSKKISILIKILNYNTKIEDLKKINTKLKEPNIWNTPNYAQKLGKKRAILETIISTINKLLQDKKDINDLFELVLEEKNIEFFNEINIKIHQLTIQLKQLEFQNMFSGKYDNSNCYLDIKSGSGGIESQDWTNMLLRMYLKWAETKNFKITIIEESNGDIIGLKSITIKITGNYVFGWLKNETGIHRLVRKSPFDSNKRRHTSFSSVFIYPEINDNINIKINPIDLRIDVYRSSGAGGQHVNKTESAVRITHLPTNTVVQCQNNRSQHKNKEHALKQLYAKLYELNIQKKNLNKKIIEDNKSDICWGNQIRSYILDDSRIKDLRTNLETNNIQEVLNGNIDEFLIANLKYNL; encoded by the coding sequence ATGTTTGACATTAATAAAATAAAAAATCAAATTAAAAAACTATCTAAAAAAATTTCTATTTTAATAAAAATTTTAAATTATAATACTAAAATAGAAGATTTAAAAAAAATAAATACCAAATTAAAAGAACCAAATATTTGGAATACACCTAACTATGCTCAAAAACTTGGAAAAAAACGTGCAATACTAGAAACTATTATTTCAACTATTAATAAATTATTACAGGATAAGAAAGATATTAATGATTTATTTGAATTAGTATTAGAAGAAAAAAATATAGAATTTTTTAATGAAATAAACATAAAAATACATCAACTTACAATACAATTAAAACAATTAGAATTTCAAAATATGTTTTCTGGTAAATATGATAATTCTAACTGTTATTTAGATATTAAATCTGGTTCAGGTGGAATAGAATCACAAGATTGGACTAATATGTTACTAAGAATGTATTTAAAATGGGCTGAAACTAAAAATTTTAAAATCACTATAATAGAAGAATCCAATGGTGATATTATAGGATTAAAATCTATAACTATTAAAATTACAGGTAATTATGTATTTGGTTGGTTAAAAAATGAAACTGGTATACATCGTTTAGTTCGAAAAAGTCCATTTGATTCTAATAAACGTCGTCATACTTCATTTAGTTCAGTTTTTATTTATCCAGAAATAAATGATAATATTAATATTAAAATTAATCCAATAGATTTACGTATAGATGTTTATCGTTCATCTGGAGCAGGTGGTCAGCACGTAAATAAAACTGAATCAGCAGTAAGAATTACTCATTTACCAACAAATACTGTAGTACAATGTCAAAATAATCGTTCTCAACATAAAAATAAAGAACACGCATTAAAACAATTATATGCTAAACTTTATGAACTAAACATACAAAAAAAAAATCTTAATAAAAAAATTATAGAAGATAATAAATCTGATATTTGTTGGGGAAATCAAATTCGCTCTTATATACTTGATGACTCTCGTATTAAAGATTTACGTACAAATCTTGAAACCAATAATATACAAGAAGTACTAAATGGAAATATAGATGAATTTCTTATAGCTAATTTAAAATATAATTTATAA
- the ansP gene encoding L-asparagine permease, translated as MMQLYSKFINDKKNNRYWLNIHEDGYLKNMGNRQIQMIAIGGSIGTGLFLGTGARLEIAGPALALVYIVCGFFSFFILRALGELILYRPTSGSFVSYTREFFGEKASYVVGWMYFLNWAMTGIADITAVALYMHYWVSFTLVPQWLFALCALGVVASMNMIGVKWFSELEFWFSLIKVIAILLFLIIGLLFLGIGIPIEGNTIGLHLITKNGGMFPHGLLSALVLIQGVIFAFAGIEMIGIAAGECCNPEKILPKAIKNIIWRISLFYVCSVVLLVLLLPWNIYQSGQSPFVTFFSKLGIPYISTIMNIVVLTAALSSLNSGLYSTGRILRSLSLGGSAPKFMSKMNNQQVPYVGILVTCCIYIVGVLLNYLVPLWIFEIVLNIASLGIIISWVFIIICQMRLRKAINIGKIKKVSFKMPGAPFTSWLTLSFLLMVLIMMAFDYPNGTLTIASIPILGIILLFGWYSLRKYSYKV; from the coding sequence ATGATGCAATTATATAGTAAATTTATAAATGATAAAAAAAATAATAGATATTGGTTAAATATTCATGAAGATGGTTATCTTAAAAATATGGGTAATAGGCAAATACAAATGATTGCTATTGGTGGTTCAATAGGTACTGGTTTATTTCTTGGTACTGGTGCTCGTTTAGAAATAGCAGGACCAGCTTTAGCATTAGTTTATATCGTTTGTGGTTTTTTTTCATTTTTTATATTACGTGCATTAGGTGAGTTAATTTTATATCGTCCTACTAGTGGAAGTTTTGTTTCTTATACTAGAGAATTTTTTGGTGAGAAAGCTTCTTATGTTGTTGGATGGATGTATTTTTTAAATTGGGCAATGACTGGTATTGCTGATATTACAGCTGTTGCATTATATATGCATTATTGGGTATCTTTTACATTAGTTCCACAATGGTTATTTGCATTATGTGCTTTAGGAGTAGTAGCTTCTATGAATATGATTGGTGTAAAATGGTTTTCAGAACTAGAATTTTGGTTTTCATTAATTAAAGTAATTGCTATATTATTATTTTTAATAATTGGTTTATTATTTTTAGGAATTGGAATTCCAATAGAAGGGAATACTATTGGATTACACTTAATTACAAAGAATGGTGGAATGTTTCCACATGGTTTATTGTCAGCTTTAGTATTAATTCAAGGTGTAATTTTTGCTTTTGCTGGAATTGAAATGATTGGTATTGCTGCAGGTGAATGCTGTAATCCAGAAAAGATATTACCAAAGGCTATTAAAAATATTATTTGGCGTATTAGTTTATTTTATGTATGTTCTGTAGTACTTCTTGTATTACTTTTGCCTTGGAATATTTATCAATCAGGACAAAGTCCGTTTGTGACTTTTTTTAGTAAACTTGGTATACCTTATATTAGTACAATCATGAATATTGTAGTATTAACAGCTGCATTATCAAGTTTAAATTCTGGTTTGTATTCTACAGGTCGTATATTACGTTCATTATCACTAGGTGGATCTGCACCTAAGTTTATGTCTAAAATGAATAATCAACAAGTACCATATGTTGGTATTTTAGTAACATGTTGTATTTATATAGTTGGTGTTTTATTAAATTATTTAGTACCTTTATGGATATTTGAAATTGTATTAAATATTGCATCTTTAGGTATTATTATTTCATGGGTATTTATTATTATTTGTCAAATGCGTTTACGTAAAGCTATTAATATTGGTAAAATAAAAAAAGTTTCATTTAAAATGCCTGGTGCACCATTTACATCTTGGTTAACATTAAGTTTTTTATTAATGGTTTTAATTATGATGGCTTTTGATTATCCTAATGGTACTTTAACTATTGCTAGTATTCCTATATTAGGAATAATATTATTATTTGGTTGGTATAGTTTACGTAAATATTCATATAAAGTTTAA
- the adk gene encoding Adenylate kinase produces the protein MNIILLGAPGSGKGTQADFITKKYGIPKISSGEILRSIINSGSNLGNKIKKIINIGKLVNDKLILNFIKDRILKKDCKNGFLLDGFPRTIFQAKAIKEIGINIDYVLEFKISDALVMNRIIGRRIHIPSGRIYHIKFNPPKIINKDDITGENLSIRQDDQEITIQKRLFEYHQRTIPLIFYYRQEAKINNIKYHKIDATCKINDINSMLSMIIN, from the coding sequence ATGAATATTATCTTACTAGGTGCACCAGGCTCTGGTAAGGGTACTCAAGCTGATTTTATTACGAAAAAATATGGTATTCCTAAAATTTCTAGTGGAGAAATATTACGTTCTATTATAAATTCAGGTAGTAATTTAGGAAATAAAATAAAAAAAATAATAAATATTGGAAAATTAGTAAATGATAAATTAATTCTTAATTTTATAAAAGATAGAATTTTAAAAAAAGATTGTAAAAATGGTTTTTTATTAGATGGTTTTCCACGTACTATTTTTCAAGCAAAAGCAATAAAAGAAATTGGTATAAATATAGATTATGTTTTAGAATTTAAAATATCTGATGCATTAGTTATGAATCGTATTATTGGACGTCGTATACATATTCCTTCTGGTCGTATATATCATATAAAATTTAATCCACCAAAAATAATAAATAAAGATGATATCACTGGTGAAAATTTAAGTATTAGACAAGATGATCAAGAAATAACTATACAAAAACGTTTATTTGAATATCATCAAAGAACTATACCACTTATTTTTTATTATCGCCAAGAAGCTAAAATAAATAATATTAAATATCATAAAATAGATGCTACTTGTAAAATTAATGATATTAATTCAATGTTATCAATGATAATTAATTAA
- the ftsN gene encoding Cell division protein FtsN, partial (Shortened 3'-end; Missing SPOR domain; Intact cytoplasmic, transmembrane, and periplasmic H1 and H2 portions of native ftsN; In Escherichia coli, mutants having only the first 119 residues from the full length protein were shown to be viable, although they did show a distinct phenotype when grown in LB medium, where many formed chains of two or more cell units) encodes MVKKDYINHKKYIKNNKKYSNKNKINILNFIKNNIFLILISLIFFICSFYYIIHYKIEKIPLSSIQNNNLSNNLPQKPKERWKYIKELEKQQINLYISYNIILNYTIHTKKLI; translated from the coding sequence GTGGTAAAAAAAGATTATATAAACCATAAAAAATATATAAAAAATAATAAAAAATATTCTAATAAAAACAAAATTAATATTTTAAATTTTATTAAAAATAATATTTTTTTAATTTTAATATCATTAATATTTTTTATATGTAGTTTTTATTATATTATACATTATAAAATAGAAAAAATTCCATTATCATCAATACAAAATAATAATTTAAGTAATAATTTACCTCAAAAACCAAAAGAACGTTGGAAATATATTAAAGAATTAGAAAAACAACAAATTAATTTATATATTTCATATAATATTATTTTAAATTATACAATACATACTAAAAAATTAATATAA
- the hslV gene encoding ATP-dependent protease subunit HslV, which translates to MTTIISVRRHNQVVIGGDGQATLGNTVMKSNVKKVRRLYKNKVIAGFAGGTSDAFTLFELFEQKLETHQGHLIKSAVELAKDWRTDRILRKLEALLAVVDKQASLIITGNGDVIQPENDLIAIGSGSPYAQAAAKALLENTKLNAREIVNKALKIAGDICIYTNHFYTIEELPSKA; encoded by the coding sequence GTGACAACAATAATTAGTGTTCGCCGACACAACCAAGTAGTAATCGGAGGTGATGGTCAAGCTACATTAGGCAATACAGTAATGAAAAGCAATGTCAAAAAAGTACGTCGCTTATATAAAAATAAGGTCATTGCTGGTTTTGCTGGCGGAACCTCTGACGCTTTTACACTTTTTGAATTGTTTGAGCAAAAACTGGAAACGCATCAAGGTCACTTAATAAAATCTGCTGTAGAATTAGCAAAAGATTGGCGTACTGATCGTATATTACGTAAACTAGAAGCATTACTAGCTGTAGTTGATAAACAAGCTTCATTAATTATTACTGGAAATGGTGATGTTATTCAACCTGAAAATGATTTAATTGCTATTGGTTCTGGTAGTCCATACGCCCAAGCAGCAGCTAAAGCATTATTAGAAAATACTAAATTAAATGCTCGTGAAATTGTTAATAAAGCTCTTAAGATTGCCGGAGATATTTGTATATATACTAATCATTTTTATACTATTGAAGAATTACCATCTAAAGCGTAA
- the macB gene encoding Macrolide export ATP-binding/permease protein MacB — protein sequence MTVLLELNNICKNYKLGNQKIHILKNINLEIQSGEMIAIMGASGSGKSTLMNILGCLDTASSGIYQVNKQDISIFNNDNLAKLRREYFGFIFQRYHLLPYVNVINNVEIPAIYSGISKIERRKRAIFLLKKLGLSERINYWPNQLSGGQQQRVSIARALMNGGQVILADEPAGALDSYSSNEVINILKKLCEKGHTVIIVTHDSMVANQVKRVIKICDGKIISDIFKHKIVKNKINFLNSDIRTTLWKQIITQFYEAFIMALRAIKSHKIRSALTMLGIIIGILSVVLILVIGDAAKNKVLEDIKSIGTNTIDIYPGQDFINDNPIFYQSLKYEDLIALKEQSYVNVLTPIISRNMRLRIGNIDVLANVNGIGEHFFNVYDMIFLQGSAINIMQSQSQIVVIDINTQHKFFPNKKHVIGEVIMVGNMPLTIIGVVKQKKSMLGNHKTLNVWIPYNIMINRIVGNTYFDSITLRIKDGYNSQEVEKKLINFLILRHGKKDFFIYNMDSLVHVAEKTTRTLQIFLMLIAIISLVVGGIGVMNIMLVSVTERTREIGILMAVGARSSNVLQQFLIEAILICLFGGILGVFIALLISFSLQWFLIGDWKITCQPIAIISGIICSTIIGMIFGYLPARHAANLSPVDALSRE from the coding sequence ATGACAGTATTATTAGAATTAAATAATATTTGTAAAAATTATAAATTAGGTAATCAGAAAATACATATTTTAAAAAACATTAATTTAGAGATTCAATCTGGAGAAATGATAGCTATTATGGGTGCTTCTGGATCTGGTAAATCTACTTTAATGAATATTTTAGGATGTTTAGATACTGCTAGTTCTGGTATTTATCAAGTAAATAAACAAGATATATCTATATTCAATAATGATAATTTAGCTAAATTACGTCGTGAATATTTTGGTTTTATTTTTCAACGTTATCATTTATTGCCATATGTAAATGTAATTAATAATGTTGAAATACCAGCTATTTATTCTGGGATTAGTAAAATAGAAAGACGTAAACGTGCTATATTTTTATTAAAAAAATTAGGATTAAGTGAACGTATTAATTATTGGCCTAATCAATTGTCTGGTGGTCAACAACAACGTGTCAGTATTGCTCGTGCATTAATGAATGGTGGTCAAGTAATTTTAGCAGATGAACCAGCTGGTGCGCTTGATAGTTATTCAAGTAATGAAGTGATTAATATTTTAAAAAAATTATGTGAGAAAGGGCATACAGTTATTATTGTTACTCATGATTCAATGGTAGCTAATCAAGTTAAACGAGTTATTAAAATTTGTGATGGTAAAATAATCTCTGATATATTTAAACATAAAATAGTAAAAAATAAAATTAATTTTTTAAATTCAGATATTAGAACTACTTTATGGAAACAAATAATAACACAATTTTATGAAGCATTTATTATGGCATTGCGTGCAATAAAATCACATAAAATTCGTAGTGCATTAACAATGTTAGGTATTATTATTGGTATTTTATCAGTTGTATTAATTTTAGTAATTGGTGATGCTGCAAAAAATAAAGTATTAGAAGATATTAAATCTATTGGTACTAATACAATTGATATTTATCCGGGTCAGGATTTTATTAATGATAATCCTATTTTTTATCAATCTTTAAAGTATGAAGATCTTATTGCATTAAAGGAACAATCATATGTTAATGTATTAACACCTATTATAAGTAGAAATATGCGATTACGAATAGGTAATATTGATGTTTTAGCTAATGTTAATGGTATTGGAGAACATTTTTTTAATGTATATGATATGATTTTTCTTCAAGGTTCTGCTATAAATATTATGCAATCTCAATCACAAATAGTAGTAATTGATATTAATACACAACATAAATTTTTTCCAAATAAAAAACATGTGATAGGAGAAGTTATTATGGTAGGAAATATGCCATTAACAATAATAGGTGTTGTTAAACAAAAAAAATCTATGCTTGGAAATCATAAAACATTAAATGTTTGGATTCCTTATAATATAATGATTAATCGTATAGTTGGTAATACTTATTTTGATTCAATTACTTTACGCATTAAAGATGGATATAATAGTCAAGAAGTAGAAAAAAAATTAATTAACTTTTTAATATTACGTCACGGTAAAAAAGATTTTTTTATTTATAATATGGATAGTTTAGTACATGTAGCAGAAAAAACTACACGTACATTACAAATTTTTCTTATGTTAATAGCTATAATTTCTTTAGTTGTAGGTGGTATTGGAGTAATGAATATAATGTTAGTATCAGTTACTGAGCGTACACGAGAAATTGGTATTCTTATGGCAGTAGGTGCACGTTCTAGTAATGTATTACAGCAATTTTTAATTGAAGCAATATTAATTTGTTTATTTGGTGGTATATTAGGAGTATTTATAGCATTATTGATTAGTTTTTCTTTACAATGGTTTTTAATAGGTGATTGGAAAATTACTTGTCAACCGATAGCTATAATAAGTGGAATTATTTGTTCAACAATAATTGGTATGATATTTGGTTATCTCCCAGCTAGACATGCAGCTAATTTAAGTCCAGTAGATGCTTTATCTCGAGAATAA
- the hslU gene encoding ATP-dependent protease ATPase subunit HslU has product MSEMTPREIVNKLNKYIIGQDKAKRAVAIALRNRWRRIQLNKLLRNEITPKNILMIGPTGVGKTEIARRLAKLANAPFIKVEATKFTEVGYVGKEVDSIIRDLTDIAIKMIRIQSIKNNRTHAEELAEERILDALIPPAKNNWGQLEENKEPSATRQAFRKKLREGHLDEKELELDLAVAPISVEIMAPPGMEEMTNQLQSMFQNLSGQKQKSRKLKIKEAFKLLVEEEANKLINQEELKEKAITAVEQHGIVFIDEIDKICKRGSQNSGPDVSREGVQRDLLPLVEGCTISTKHGMVKTDYILFIASGAFQTANPSDLIPELQGRLPICVELQALTTEDFERILTEPNASLTEQYKALLGTEGINIEFTSTGIRYIAETAWQVNENKENIGARRLHTILEHVMEDISYDASEVNNKNIIIDKEYVSNHLNTLIKDEDLSRFIL; this is encoded by the coding sequence ATGTCTGAAATGACTCCGCGCGAAATTGTCAATAAACTTAATAAATACATTATTGGTCAAGATAAAGCTAAACGTGCTGTTGCTATTGCTCTACGTAATCGATGGCGTAGAATACAACTTAATAAGTTATTACGTAATGAAATAACACCAAAAAATATTTTAATGATCGGACCAACTGGTGTGGGTAAAACAGAAATTGCACGTCGTCTAGCAAAATTAGCTAATGCACCATTTATTAAAGTTGAAGCAACAAAATTTACTGAAGTAGGTTATGTAGGTAAAGAAGTAGATTCAATTATTAGAGATTTAACAGATATTGCAATTAAAATGATACGTATTCAATCAATTAAAAATAATCGTACTCATGCAGAAGAATTAGCTGAAGAACGAATTCTTGATGCATTAATTCCTCCAGCTAAAAATAATTGGGGTCAATTAGAAGAAAATAAAGAACCATCAGCTACTCGTCAAGCATTTCGTAAAAAATTACGAGAAGGTCATTTAGATGAAAAAGAATTAGAACTTGATTTAGCTGTTGCTCCAATAAGTGTTGAAATTATGGCACCTCCTGGAATGGAGGAAATGACTAATCAATTACAATCAATGTTTCAAAATTTAAGTGGACAAAAACAAAAATCACGTAAATTAAAAATTAAAGAAGCTTTTAAATTATTAGTAGAAGAAGAAGCTAATAAATTAATAAACCAAGAAGAACTAAAAGAAAAAGCAATTACAGCAGTAGAACAACATGGTATTGTATTTATTGATGAAATTGATAAAATTTGTAAACGTGGTAGTCAAAATTCTGGACCAGATGTATCACGTGAAGGTGTACAACGTGATTTATTACCATTAGTAGAAGGTTGTACAATTTCAACTAAACATGGTATGGTAAAAACTGATTATATTTTATTTATTGCATCTGGAGCATTTCAAACCGCTAATCCTTCAGATTTAATTCCGGAATTACAGGGGAGATTACCTATTTGTGTTGAATTACAAGCATTAACTACTGAAGATTTTGAACGAATTTTAACAGAACCTAATGCTTCATTAACAGAACAATATAAAGCACTTTTAGGTACTGAAGGTATTAACATAGAATTTACTTCTACTGGTATTCGTTATATTGCTGAAACAGCATGGCAAGTAAATGAAAATAAAGAAAATATCGGTGCACGACGTTTACATACTATATTAGAGCATGTAATGGAAGATATTTCTTATGATGCAAGTGAAGTTAATAATAAAAATATTATCATTGATAAAGAATATGTATCTAATCATTTAAACACATTAATTAAAGATGAAGATTTAAGTCGTTTTATTTTATAA
- the lysS gene encoding Lysine--tRNA ligase: MSEQSIHNVNQLLNINNELKFRRKKLTNLRKKGIAFPNTFRPNITSDIIYLNYNKKNNQELKHLNIKVIVSGRIISCRIMGKVSFVTLQDIGGRIQLYITQNKLTKDVYIKQFKEWDLGDIIGAHGILFKTKTGELSINCIKLCLITKALRPLPNKFNGLVNKEIQYRKRYLDLIVNEKSRKIFKIRSQIITLIRNFMIENNFMEVETPIMQIIPGGASARPFITHHNTLNIDMYLRVSPELYLKRLVIGGFERVFEINRIFRNEGTSTRHNPEFSMIELYMAYADYYDLMKFTESLFRILTTKILGTNLVQYNNTILNFKKPFEILSMKEAIKKYRLETNLSDLLEIKKTINIAQSVGITIQKNWGLGRIITEIFEKVVENKLIQPTFITEYPTEVSPLARKNDTNPEITDRFELFIGGQEIGNGFSELNDSEDQAKRFYNQLSLKNSNNNEWMFFDEDYITALEYGLPPTAGLGMGIDRIVMILTNTSTIKDVILFPTMKPEK; the protein is encoded by the coding sequence ATGTCTGAACAATCAATACATAATGTCAATCAATTATTAAATATTAATAATGAATTAAAATTTCGTCGTAAAAAATTAACTAATTTACGTAAAAAGGGAATAGCATTTCCAAATACTTTTCGACCAAATATTACTTCTGATATCATATATCTAAATTATAATAAAAAAAATAATCAAGAATTAAAACATTTAAATATTAAAGTTATAGTTTCTGGACGCATCATTAGTTGTAGAATAATGGGTAAAGTATCTTTTGTAACATTACAAGATATAGGTGGACGTATCCAATTATATATTACACAAAATAAATTAACAAAAGATGTTTATATTAAACAATTTAAAGAATGGGATTTAGGTGATATTATTGGTGCACATGGTATATTATTTAAAACTAAAACAGGAGAATTATCAATTAATTGTATTAAATTATGTTTAATTACAAAAGCTTTACGACCATTACCTAATAAATTTAATGGTCTTGTTAATAAAGAAATACAATACAGAAAACGTTATTTAGATTTAATTGTTAATGAAAAATCTCGTAAAATTTTTAAAATTCGTTCACAAATTATAACATTAATTCGTAATTTTATGATAGAAAATAATTTTATGGAAGTAGAAACTCCAATAATGCAAATTATTCCAGGTGGTGCTTCTGCTCGTCCATTTATTACTCATCACAATACATTAAATATTGATATGTATTTACGTGTTTCACCTGAATTATACTTAAAACGTTTAGTAATTGGTGGTTTTGAACGGGTATTTGAAATTAATCGTATTTTTCGCAATGAAGGTACTTCAACACGTCATAATCCAGAATTTAGTATGATAGAACTTTATATGGCTTATGCAGATTATTATGATTTAATGAAATTTACTGAATCATTATTTCGTATACTTACTACTAAAATTTTAGGTACTAATCTAGTACAATATAATAATACTATATTAAATTTTAAAAAACCATTTGAAATTTTATCTATGAAAGAAGCAATAAAAAAATATCGATTAGAAACTAATCTATCTGATTTATTAGAAATAAAAAAAACAATAAATATCGCTCAATCTGTAGGAATAACAATTCAAAAAAATTGGGGTTTAGGTCGTATAATAACAGAAATTTTTGAAAAAGTAGTAGAAAATAAATTAATTCAACCAACTTTTATTACTGAATATCCTACAGAAGTTTCTCCACTTGCTCGAAAAAATGATACAAATCCAGAAATAACTGATCGATTTGAATTATTTATTGGAGGTCAAGAAATTGGTAATGGTTTTTCAGAATTAAATGATTCTGAAGATCAAGCAAAACGTTTTTATAACCAATTGAGTTTAAAAAATTCCAATAATAATGAATGGATGTTTTTTGATGAAGATTATATTACTGCTTTAGAATATGGTTTACCACCTACAGCAGGTTTAGGTATGGGTATTGATCGTATAGTTATGATTCTTACTAACACATCTACAATTAAAGATGTTATTCTTTTTCCGACTATGAAACCAGAAAAATAA
- the ispA gene encoding Farnesyl diphosphate synthase, producing the protein MLKIIQSINFFDTFTEFQKRINNVLLKFMMSLPCNENNLISAMRYSTLFSGKRFRPLLVYIIGQMFDISKNNLDAPAAAIECIHAYSLIHDDLPSMDNNNLRRGKETCHIKFGEANAILAGDALQTLAFSILSNAIMPNVVLDDRLLMISILAKASGISGMCLGQFMDLNCLNKKIDIKKLEQIYNYKTGSLISAAVHLGTLSAGESGRIILPILNRYASAIGLAFQIQDDILDIIGKSKKTGKYQGLDKQSKKNTYPILLGIENSKKRIMELYYEALDALDILTNQSYNTILLKELANFIIKRDN; encoded by the coding sequence ATGTTAAAAATTATTCAATCTATTAATTTTTTTGATACATTTACAGAATTTCAAAAACGTATAAATAATGTATTATTAAAGTTTATGATGTCATTACCATGTAATGAAAATAATTTAATTTCTGCTATGAGATATAGCACACTTTTTAGTGGTAAACGTTTTCGTCCATTATTAGTATATATTATCGGGCAAATGTTTGATATTAGTAAAAATAATTTAGATGCACCAGCAGCTGCTATTGAATGTATTCATGCTTATTCTTTAATTCATGATGATTTACCATCTATGGATAATAATAATTTACGTAGAGGAAAAGAAACTTGTCATATTAAATTTGGTGAAGCAAATGCAATTCTTGCAGGAGATGCATTACAAACGTTAGCTTTTTCTATTTTATCTAATGCTATAATGCCAAATGTAGTTTTAGATGATAGATTATTAATGATTTCTATATTAGCAAAAGCTTCTGGAATATCTGGTATGTGTTTAGGTCAATTTATGGATTTAAATTGTTTAAATAAAAAAATTGATATAAAAAAATTAGAACAAATTTATAATTATAAAACTGGTTCTTTAATTTCTGCAGCTGTTCATCTTGGTACTTTATCTGCTGGTGAATCTGGTCGTATAATATTACCAATTCTTAATCGTTATGCTTCTGCAATTGGTTTAGCATTTCAAATACAAGATGATATTTTAGATATTATCGGAAAAAGTAAAAAAACTGGTAAATATCAAGGTTTAGATAAGCAATCTAAAAAAAATACTTATCCTATATTATTAGGTATAGAGAATTCTAAAAAAAGAATAATGGAATTATATTATGAAGCATTAGATGCATTGGATATTTTAACAAATCAGTCTTATAATACAATATTATTAAAGGAATTAGCTAATTTTATTATTAAACGTGATAATTAA